One Halobaculum roseum DNA segment encodes these proteins:
- a CDS encoding PQQ-binding-like beta-propeller repeat protein yields the protein MPSRRDTLGLCGGALLGLSGCIGPEGGRTGTARTDDRTDGSDDPNGDPTTEDPDTDSPDPGTGIEVEGGSLAWERAFGEDLVSEPAFVDGTVAVAVGTDVVGIDAATGETAWTFETAVTLDGDYEYGRPTADLRVRDGTLYALVGISVGTGAHDHVLHALTADGDERWRFGTGVSGFHSFIGFGDGAVVVATNDDAISAERDHAVFAIETATGDERWRDESGDAMGGAVGDGVALVEADRAVDCFDLETGERRFRYEAPEDARATATAVGDGRAFVVLDRYDPGPDQATMEVVSTADGSARWNLAGEVVTSVRYRGDCYIGGERVARLGPDGTERWSYDGGGPVYHAPFDAEALYTVSESRVVSLARDSGTERWDAEATDLAIPRVRAGDAVVSADGDARTLFAHDAGDGAELWRATLPGGYPPTPTAGPDGAYVATTVGGVGKIGF from the coding sequence ATGCCCTCCAGACGCGACACGCTCGGTCTCTGCGGCGGCGCGCTCCTCGGGCTCTCCGGCTGTATCGGCCCCGAGGGCGGACGCACGGGGACCGCACGAACGGACGACCGAACGGACGGATCGGACGACCCGAACGGGGACCCGACGACCGAGGATCCGGACACCGACTCCCCCGACCCCGGAACCGGCATCGAGGTCGAGGGCGGGTCGCTCGCGTGGGAGCGCGCCTTCGGCGAGGACCTCGTCTCCGAGCCGGCGTTCGTCGACGGGACCGTCGCGGTCGCCGTCGGCACGGACGTGGTCGGGATCGACGCGGCCACCGGCGAGACCGCGTGGACGTTCGAAACGGCCGTCACGCTCGACGGCGACTACGAGTACGGTCGACCGACAGCAGACCTCCGCGTGCGCGACGGCACGCTGTACGCGCTTGTCGGGATCAGCGTCGGCACCGGCGCCCACGACCACGTGCTGCACGCGCTGACGGCCGACGGCGACGAACGGTGGCGCTTCGGAACCGGCGTCTCCGGCTTCCACTCGTTCATCGGCTTCGGCGACGGCGCCGTCGTCGTGGCGACGAACGACGACGCGATCAGCGCCGAACGGGACCACGCCGTCTTCGCGATCGAGACGGCCACCGGCGACGAGCGGTGGAGGGACGAAAGCGGCGACGCGATGGGCGGCGCCGTCGGCGACGGCGTCGCGCTCGTGGAGGCGGACCGCGCCGTCGACTGTTTCGACCTCGAAACGGGCGAGCGTCGCTTCCGCTACGAGGCGCCCGAGGACGCGCGCGCGACCGCGACGGCCGTCGGCGACGGGCGCGCCTTCGTCGTCCTCGACCGCTACGATCCCGGGCCGGATCAGGCGACGATGGAGGTGGTGTCGACGGCCGACGGGAGCGCGCGGTGGAATCTCGCCGGGGAGGTCGTGACATCGGTGCGCTACCGCGGCGACTGTTACATCGGCGGCGAGCGCGTCGCCCGCCTCGGCCCCGACGGAACCGAGCGCTGGTCGTACGACGGCGGCGGCCCCGTCTATCACGCGCCGTTCGATGCGGAGGCCCTCTACACCGTCTCCGAGTCGCGGGTCGTCTCGCTCGCGCGGGACTCGGGAACCGAACGGTGGGACGCCGAGGCGACCGATCTCGCGATCCCTCGCGTCCGCGCCGGCGACGCGGTCGTCTCCGCCGACGGCGACGCGCGAACCTTGTTCGCCCATGACGCCGGCGACGGGGCCGAGCTGTGGCGCGCGACGCTCCCCGGCGGCTACCCGCCGACGCCGACGGCCGGCCCCGACGGCGCGTACGTCGCGACCACCGTGGGCGGCGTCGGAAAGATCGGTTTCTGA
- the menD gene encoding 2-succinyl-5-enolpyruvyl-6-hydroxy-3-cyclohexene-1-carboxylic-acid synthase has product MTGHAPNRNALWGRAVADELAAAGVDAVCITPGSRSTPLTVAFADHPDIHVFSHLDERASAFFALGRARRTGEVTPLVCTSGTAAANFHPAVMEAANSRVPMLLLTADRPPELRDSGANQTVDQEKLYGDAVRWYKDLPEPEADDRKLRSLRTDLARAVSTAEGTPAGPVHLNVPFRKPLEPVEVDGDVPADLPALAAAGRDGDRAFVSTTAGHPMPDDRDLQRLARALDAERGLIVAGPADPPGPDPQAVTALAHATGFPVLADPVSGLRFGSSVRVAPVLGGYDGFLANGAPDDWPEPEVVLRFGASPTSKPLRKYLASTDARQLLVDPAGAWREAEFTATDLVVADPSRLCGALSRQVGAGGAGGASGSDSDSDSTTWRERWEAAEAAHWDAVESVAGDAAGEGRFFEGRVLAHVAELAPEPSTVFVSNSMPVRDADRFAAPAAKGLTMLGNRGASGIDGVVSTALGAGSATTDDLTLVTGDLAYYHDMNGLLALERCDVDATVVLINNDGGGIFHMLPIEDFDPPFTGQFKTPHDLDFEPTEDLYDLSFARVDGDDREGFRDLYCQSVASAGTDVIEVVSDAEASHRVREEIADEVAERVADLD; this is encoded by the coding sequence ATGACCGGACACGCCCCGAACCGGAACGCGCTGTGGGGCCGCGCCGTCGCCGACGAGCTCGCCGCCGCCGGCGTCGACGCAGTCTGCATCACCCCCGGATCGCGCTCGACCCCCCTCACCGTCGCGTTCGCCGACCACCCCGACATCCACGTCTTCTCCCACCTCGACGAGCGCGCCTCCGCGTTCTTCGCGCTCGGCCGCGCCCGCCGAACCGGCGAGGTGACCCCGCTGGTGTGCACCTCCGGCACCGCCGCCGCGAACTTCCACCCCGCCGTGATGGAGGCCGCGAACTCCCGGGTGCCGATGCTCCTCCTGACCGCGGACCGACCCCCGGAGCTGCGCGACTCCGGTGCGAACCAGACCGTCGACCAGGAGAAGCTGTACGGCGACGCCGTCCGCTGGTACAAGGACCTCCCGGAGCCGGAGGCCGACGACCGCAAGCTCCGCTCGCTGCGCACCGATCTCGCGCGCGCCGTGTCGACCGCCGAGGGCACCCCCGCCGGGCCGGTCCACCTGAACGTCCCGTTCCGAAAGCCGCTGGAGCCGGTTGAGGTCGACGGTGACGTGCCGGCCGACCTCCCGGCGCTCGCCGCCGCGGGTCGCGACGGCGACCGCGCGTTCGTCTCGACGACCGCCGGGCACCCGATGCCCGACGACCGCGACCTTCAGCGCCTCGCGCGCGCCCTCGACGCCGAGCGCGGCCTGATCGTCGCCGGCCCCGCGGACCCGCCCGGCCCGGACCCGCAGGCGGTCACCGCGCTGGCGCACGCGACCGGCTTCCCCGTGCTCGCGGACCCGGTCTCGGGCCTTCGGTTCGGCTCGTCCGTCCGGGTCGCCCCGGTCCTCGGCGGCTACGACGGCTTCCTCGCGAACGGCGCGCCCGACGACTGGCCCGAGCCGGAGGTCGTGCTCCGGTTCGGGGCCTCCCCGACCTCGAAGCCGCTGCGCAAGTACCTCGCGAGTACCGACGCCCGGCAACTGCTCGTCGACCCCGCCGGCGCCTGGCGCGAGGCCGAGTTCACGGCGACGGACCTCGTGGTCGCCGACCCGTCGCGGCTCTGTGGCGCGCTCTCGCGGCAGGTGGGAGCCGGCGGGGCCGGGGGCGCTTCCGGCTCCGACTCCGACTCCGACTCGACGACGTGGCGCGAGCGCTGGGAGGCCGCCGAGGCCGCCCACTGGGACGCCGTCGAGTCCGTCGCCGGCGACGCCGCCGGCGAGGGTCGCTTCTTCGAGGGGCGCGTGCTCGCCCACGTGGCCGAGCTCGCCCCGGAGCCGTCGACCGTGTTCGTCTCGAACTCGATGCCCGTCCGCGACGCCGACCGCTTCGCCGCCCCCGCGGCCAAGGGGCTGACGATGCTCGGCAACCGCGGCGCCTCCGGCATCGACGGGGTCGTCTCGACGGCGCTGGGCGCCGGGTCGGCGACGACCGACGACCTGACGCTCGTGACGGGGGACCTGGCGTACTACCACGACATGAACGGCCTGCTCGCGCTGGAGCGGTGTGACGTGGACGCGACGGTGGTCCTGATCAACAACGACGGCGGCGGTATCTTCCACATGCTCCCCATCGAGGACTTCGACCCGCCGTTCACGGGGCAGTTCAAGACGCCCCACGACCTCGACTTCGAGCCGACCGAGGACCTGTACGACCTGTCGTTCGCGCGCGTCGACGGCGACGACCGCGAGGGCTTTCGCGACCTGTACTGCCAGAGCGTCGCGAGCGCGGGGACCGACGTGATCGAGGTCGTGAGCGACGCGGAGGCGAGCCACCGCGTGCGCGAGGAGATCGCCGACGAGGTGGCCGAGCGCGTCGCAGACCTCGACTGA
- a CDS encoding DUF5789 family protein, translating into MRLSEAREAFADRLTFPIDRETVIERVGDVTLDAPNGENTTVAAVLDRSDPTTYESVEELHDTLVGLVDDAFIGRKYYDDRGDQTGIPTDQESF; encoded by the coding sequence ATGCGACTCTCGGAGGCCCGCGAGGCGTTCGCCGACCGGCTGACGTTCCCGATAGACCGCGAGACCGTGATCGAGCGCGTCGGCGACGTGACGCTCGACGCGCCGAACGGCGAGAACACGACCGTCGCGGCCGTGCTCGACCGGTCGGACCCGACGACCTACGAGTCGGTCGAGGAGCTCCACGACACGCTCGTCGGCCTCGTCGACGACGCGTTCATCGGACGCAAGTACTACGACGACCGCGGCGACCAGACGGGGATCCCCACCGATCAGGAGTCGTTCTGA
- a CDS encoding CoA-binding protein produces the protein MPVTDDDGLRELLSMDPVAVVGCSSTSGKAAHDIPKYLQEHGYEVIPVNPYADEILGREAYDSLADVEEEIALVDVFRPSDEVAGIVDDVLTRREDRGDVEGLWLQLGITDDEALARADDAGLLTTQDRCMKVEHGRLVA, from the coding sequence ATGCCAGTCACCGACGACGACGGCCTGCGCGAACTGCTCTCGATGGATCCCGTCGCGGTCGTCGGCTGTTCGAGCACGTCCGGCAAGGCCGCCCACGACATCCCGAAGTACCTGCAGGAGCACGGCTACGAGGTGATCCCGGTGAACCCCTACGCCGACGAGATCCTCGGCCGCGAGGCGTACGACTCGCTGGCGGACGTGGAGGAGGAGATCGCGCTGGTCGACGTGTTCCGTCCGAGCGACGAGGTCGCGGGCATCGTCGACGACGTGCTCACGCGTCGCGAGGACCGCGGCGATGTCGAGGGGCTGTGGCTCCAGCTCGGCATCACCGACGACGAGGCGCTCGCGCGCGCCGACGACGCCGGTCTGCTGACGACGCAGGACCGATGCATGAAGGTCGAACACGGCCGGCTCGTCGCCTGA
- a CDS encoding RAD55 family ATPase, which produces MYEVEALGTEIEPGSNVLLTGPPLSGKRDLALDVLAEGTRNDEGAIMVTTKDSADRLLKQFAKREQYEGRPVAVVDTVTRQQGVNDVRDSDRIKYTSSPVDMTGIGIKLSSFLEAFYKDRGIRKNRVMVHSLSTLLMYSDLQTVFRFLHVFTGRVQSVDGLGLYCIDSTAHDDQTMNTLKQLFDGIIETSEDGEPSVRLANA; this is translated from the coding sequence ATGTATGAGGTCGAGGCCCTCGGGACCGAGATCGAGCCCGGGTCGAACGTGCTTCTCACCGGGCCGCCCCTGAGCGGGAAGCGCGACCTCGCGCTCGACGTGCTCGCGGAGGGAACGCGCAACGACGAGGGGGCGATCATGGTGACGACCAAGGACTCGGCCGACCGCCTGCTCAAGCAGTTCGCCAAGCGCGAGCAGTACGAGGGCCGCCCGGTCGCCGTCGTCGACACCGTCACCCGTCAGCAGGGCGTCAACGACGTGCGCGACAGCGACCGGATCAAGTACACCTCCTCGCCGGTCGACATGACCGGCATCGGGATCAAGCTCTCGTCGTTCCTGGAGGCGTTCTACAAGGACCGTGGCATCCGGAAGAACCGCGTGATGGTTCACTCGTTGTCGACGCTGCTCATGTACTCGGACCTCCAGACCGTGTTCCGCTTCCTCCACGTGTTCACCGGTCGGGTCCAGAGCGTCGACGGGCTCGGGCTGTACTGCATCGACTCGACGGCCCACGACGACCAGACGATGAACACGCTGAAGCAGCTGTTCGACGGCATCATCGAGACCAGCGAGGACGGCGAGCCGTCGGTTCGGCTGGCGAACGCGTAG
- a CDS encoding geranylgeranylglycerol-phosphate geranylgeranyltransferase, with amino-acid sequence MNATRTIGGYLELARVGNAVAAGVLTFVGSFVAGGLDSPWAVTLAVVATAAATGAGNAVNDYFDRDIDAVNRPDRPIPSGRVSARAAATFAAALFLIATAAALSLPTLALAIAVVNLLALLAYTQLFKGLPAVGNLVVAYLTGSTFLFGAAAVGPIAAPTPTLFGLAATATFAREVVKDVEDVAGDREEGLRTLPIVAGERRALALATVAMAAATLASAVPYVDGTFGLAYLAVVLPADAAMLGATAWGFRDPGTAQRWIKRGTFLAAAAFVAGRVATVVG; translated from the coding sequence ATGAACGCGACACGGACGATCGGCGGCTACCTCGAGCTCGCCCGCGTCGGCAACGCGGTCGCCGCGGGCGTGCTCACGTTCGTCGGCTCGTTCGTCGCCGGCGGGCTCGACAGCCCGTGGGCCGTCACGCTCGCCGTGGTCGCGACCGCGGCGGCGACGGGCGCGGGCAACGCGGTCAACGACTACTTCGACCGGGACATCGACGCCGTGAATCGTCCGGACCGTCCGATCCCGAGCGGCCGCGTCTCCGCGCGTGCGGCCGCCACGTTCGCGGCCGCCCTGTTCCTGATCGCGACCGCCGCGGCGCTGTCGCTGCCGACCCTGGCGCTGGCGATCGCGGTGGTGAACCTCCTGGCGCTGCTTGCGTACACGCAGCTGTTCAAGGGGCTACCGGCGGTGGGGAACCTCGTCGTCGCGTATCTCACCGGCTCGACGTTCCTGTTCGGCGCCGCGGCGGTCGGGCCGATCGCGGCGCCGACGCCGACGCTGTTCGGGCTGGCCGCGACGGCGACGTTCGCCCGCGAGGTGGTGAAGGACGTGGAGGACGTGGCCGGCGACCGCGAGGAGGGGCTGCGGACGCTCCCCATCGTCGCCGGGGAGCGCCGGGCGCTGGCGCTCGCGACGGTCGCGATGGCGGCGGCGACGCTGGCGAGCGCGGTCCCGTACGTCGACGGCACCTTCGGCCTCGCGTATCTGGCGGTCGTCCTCCCGGCGGACGCGGCGATGCTGGGGGCGACCGCGTGGGGGTTTCGGGACCCGGGGACGGCACAGCGGTGGATCAAACGCGGCACGTTCCTGGCGGCGGCGGCGTTCGTCGCGGGCCGGGTCGCGACGGTGGTGGGATAG
- a CDS encoding methyltransferase domain-containing protein, giving the protein MSEALDTDKLEREVKSMYRDVAESSDAEFHFETGHDLAVRLGYDPDDLDYVPDAAIDSFAGVGYYFDSAELESGADVLDLGSGSGMDAFVAGLHVTETGTVTGIDMTTEQVEKANDLATDNGFHNVTFREGYIEDLPFEDASFDAVISNGVLNLSAEKRTVFEEANRVLKPGGQLALSDIVSEQRMPESIKSDADLWAACIGGAEQIGSYTRLIEAAGFSVTETRENTQYEFLSDRAANACGKYGVKSVTVGAIK; this is encoded by the coding sequence ATGAGCGAAGCACTCGACACGGACAAACTCGAACGCGAGGTCAAGTCGATGTATCGGGATGTCGCGGAGTCCTCCGACGCCGAGTTCCACTTCGAGACGGGCCACGATCTCGCGGTCCGCCTCGGGTACGACCCCGACGATCTCGACTACGTCCCGGACGCGGCCATCGACTCGTTCGCGGGCGTTGGCTACTACTTCGACTCGGCAGAGCTTGAATCAGGTGCGGACGTGCTTGACCTCGGCAGTGGCTCGGGGATGGACGCCTTCGTCGCCGGGCTACACGTAACTGAGACCGGTACGGTGACGGGCATCGATATGACTACGGAGCAAGTCGAGAAGGCCAACGACCTCGCAACGGACAACGGTTTCCACAACGTCACCTTCCGCGAAGGGTATATCGAGGATCTCCCGTTCGAGGACGCCTCGTTCGACGCGGTGATCTCGAACGGCGTACTCAACCTTTCCGCCGAGAAGAGAACGGTCTTCGAGGAGGCGAACCGGGTGCTCAAACCGGGCGGACAGCTGGCTCTCTCCGACATCGTCAGTGAACAACGGATGCCCGAGAGCATCAAGTCCGACGCGGACCTGTGGGCCGCATGTATCGGTGGTGCCGAACAGATCGGCAGCTACACGAGGCTCATCGAAGCTGCTGGTTTCTCAGTGACGGAGACCCGAGAGAACACACAGTACGAATTCCTCTCTGATCGGGCGGCCAACGCGTGCGGGAAGTACGGTGTCAAGAGCGTCACGGTCGGGGCAATAAAGTGA
- a CDS encoding OsmC family protein: MIDDQRTSHGIDLETLEGFTEHAAAEPEAVQLGLGASATYEGTAAHSLAKIESYELGGETIARETREYTIPYGGWKEVLNAGGWIGATDRMEPIEAALSALAACINVGITINAAASDVDIDHLQTRVRTDFDPAVLFSLKELKEADSAFENLTAEVEIDGEDLDQDQIDEWARRAPVYTLVSLAQDVEMTVATPAEVAGDD; the protein is encoded by the coding sequence ATGATTGACGACCAGCGAACATCGCACGGCATTGACCTCGAAACACTCGAAGGGTTCACCGAACACGCAGCTGCGGAGCCCGAAGCTGTCCAGCTTGGCCTCGGGGCGTCAGCAACCTACGAAGGGACGGCCGCCCATAGCTTGGCAAAGATCGAGAGCTACGAGCTCGGAGGCGAGACAATAGCCCGTGAAACGCGCGAATACACGATTCCCTACGGCGGCTGGAAGGAAGTGTTGAACGCTGGTGGGTGGATCGGCGCGACCGACCGGATGGAGCCGATTGAAGCGGCGCTGTCGGCGCTGGCCGCCTGTATCAACGTCGGCATCACGATCAACGCCGCCGCCAGCGATGTGGACATCGACCACCTCCAGACGCGCGTCCGGACCGATTTCGATCCGGCGGTTCTGTTCAGCCTCAAGGAACTCAAAGAGGCCGACTCAGCGTTCGAGAACCTAACCGCCGAAGTCGAGATAGACGGCGAGGACCTCGATCAGGACCAGATCGACGAGTGGGCACGGCGGGCACCCGTCTACACGCTCGTCTCGCTCGCTCAGGACGTCGAGATGACCGTCGCAACTCCCGCCGAGGTGGCGGGCGACGACTAA
- a CDS encoding helix-turn-helix transcriptional regulator produces the protein MGHDSIPHQNAVSPIGDIAYLARSEHRVPTLIALTERPRSRSELCEMGGVSSSTMRRTLDEFESRVWIRKDGYQYTATRLGEVIASGMEDLIEQVETERKLRDIWHWLPDEFSELSIETWEAMTITVAEPDSPYRPIDRFESLLTETNELRLIRPEIALMEPCFEVLVQLIDEGVEVVLVARPESHAYFLSTYPERSSDMMQQDNFTVLEHDALPPCGTGLLDECVTISCYEQDSGTVHVLIDTDVAAVREWAQSVCETYASEGQPVTPP, from the coding sequence ATGGGCCACGATAGCATACCACATCAAAATGCGGTGTCACCGATCGGTGACATCGCGTATCTCGCGCGGTCCGAACACCGGGTCCCGACACTAATCGCGCTGACGGAGCGTCCTCGGAGTCGCTCTGAACTCTGTGAGATGGGCGGCGTTTCGTCCTCCACAATGCGGCGGACGTTGGACGAGTTCGAATCCCGGGTCTGGATCCGCAAAGACGGCTACCAATACACAGCGACACGGCTCGGGGAGGTGATCGCTTCAGGAATGGAAGACCTGATCGAACAGGTCGAAACAGAGCGGAAATTGCGTGATATCTGGCACTGGCTTCCCGACGAGTTCAGCGAATTGTCCATCGAGACGTGGGAAGCGATGACGATCACTGTCGCCGAACCCGATTCACCGTACCGCCCGATCGACCGATTCGAGTCGCTTCTCACGGAGACGAACGAACTTCGCTTAATTCGTCCTGAGATTGCCTTGATGGAACCGTGCTTTGAGGTTCTCGTTCAACTGATTGACGAGGGAGTCGAGGTAGTGTTGGTGGCTAGACCAGAGAGCCATGCGTACTTTCTCTCGACGTACCCGGAGCGCAGCTCGGACATGATGCAACAGGACAATTTCACCGTTCTGGAGCACGATGCCCTCCCCCCATGTGGAACCGGTCTTCTCGATGAGTGTGTCACCATCAGCTGTTACGAACAGGACAGTGGGACGGTCCACGTATTGATCGACACCGACGTAGCGGCTGTCCGCGAGTGGGCACAGTCGGTGTGTGAAACGTACGCGTCGGAGGGTCAGCCAGTCACCCCCCCGTAA
- a CDS encoding cupin domain-containing protein, producing MHLPTEISNPGTGERIVFDEDASNDERLVWNEWRPADREPPPAHYHPATEERFVVHEGHLVVQINGIDNRIDAGEEIVVPAGEPHVSYTEAESTHFRREVAPPGRWREALTARFGAAHAHGDHSGFSNLLQTLLLLREYPDVVVPARPPRSVQRVLFPVLAAVARVTGRTAHCPYPQENVPREEVH from the coding sequence ATGCACCTACCAACCGAGATCAGTAATCCGGGGACGGGCGAGCGAATCGTCTTCGACGAAGATGCCTCAAACGATGAGAGACTGGTGTGGAACGAGTGGCGGCCGGCAGACAGAGAACCACCGCCAGCGCACTACCATCCCGCTACGGAGGAGCGTTTCGTCGTTCACGAGGGACACCTCGTCGTGCAGATCAACGGAATCGACAACCGCATCGACGCGGGTGAGGAGATCGTCGTCCCTGCGGGGGAACCCCACGTCTCGTACACGGAGGCAGAATCCACTCACTTCCGACGCGAAGTTGCTCCACCCGGACGGTGGCGGGAGGCACTGACCGCGCGGTTCGGCGCCGCGCACGCCCACGGCGATCACTCGGGCTTCAGCAACCTGCTTCAGACGCTCCTGCTGCTTCGGGAGTATCCGGATGTGGTCGTTCCTGCACGGCCGCCACGCTCCGTCCAGCGTGTCCTGTTTCCGGTTCTCGCCGCGGTCGCCCGGGTGACGGGCCGGACGGCTCACTGCCCGTATCCACAGGAGAATGTGCCCCGGGAGGAAGTACACTGA
- a CDS encoding ester cyclase, with protein MATTVQENKELVRRFISEANAQNYDKVRELFTADYTRHDPDADVAEQGPEPFITALQRLHEAFPDSEVLIGELIAEDDLVAFEGTMTGTHEGVFRGVDPTDERMEIPGTAMHRIRDGKIAETWATWNFLAALQQLDVLDEPIA; from the coding sequence ATGGCAACAACAGTTCAAGAGAACAAAGAACTCGTTCGGCGGTTCATCAGCGAGGCGAACGCCCAGAACTACGACAAGGTGAGAGAGCTGTTCACCGCCGATTATACGCGACACGATCCGGATGCTGACGTTGCCGAACAGGGTCCGGAGCCGTTCATTACGGCACTACAGCGACTCCACGAGGCGTTCCCCGACAGCGAAGTTCTCATTGGCGAACTCATCGCCGAGGACGACCTGGTGGCGTTCGAAGGGACGATGACGGGCACGCACGAGGGCGTCTTCCGGGGTGTCGATCCGACAGACGAGAGAATGGAAATTCCCGGTACCGCCATGCACCGCATCAGGGACGGGAAGATCGCGGAAACGTGGGCCACTTGGAACTTCCTCGCCGCACTTCAGCAACTCGACGTACTCGACGAGCCGATCGCATAG
- a CDS encoding helix-turn-helix transcriptional regulator, with translation MNSALDDVAFLALSENRIDLLTVLSDERTHTRDELMDATDASRPTLARILDDFEARVWITQHGQSARITSLGTWVHDEFTDLLEMMDTARQLRTVEQWLSTDTLAFELSCLTDATVTLPSRNNPLAPMLRASELERTARQSRVLTHALPVPCLNAHWEAITTGTHQFEAVVTPNVVETMTEPAHRSQFTDILTDDQATVFVADEPIADVVGINDGVVYFGIDDDKGAPLALIETDDETVRNWAEERFESYQETSSLLTHDRFVQRQETTHDPERIQERMCAETSDR, from the coding sequence ATGAACTCGGCACTCGATGACGTCGCGTTTCTTGCGTTGTCCGAGAACCGAATCGACCTCCTCACGGTGCTGAGCGACGAGCGAACGCACACGCGTGACGAGTTGATGGATGCCACCGATGCTTCGCGCCCGACGCTCGCGCGGATTCTCGACGACTTCGAAGCGCGTGTCTGGATCACCCAGCACGGACAGAGCGCACGGATCACGTCACTCGGTACGTGGGTTCACGACGAGTTCACCGACCTACTGGAGATGATGGACACCGCACGACAACTGCGCACCGTCGAACAGTGGCTCTCGACGGACACGCTGGCATTCGAGCTGAGTTGTCTCACCGATGCAACAGTCACGCTGCCAAGCCGGAACAATCCGCTCGCGCCGATGCTCCGCGCGAGCGAGCTTGAGCGCACTGCTCGGCAGTCAAGGGTCCTTACACATGCGCTCCCGGTCCCGTGTCTGAACGCACACTGGGAGGCGATCACGACCGGTACCCATCAGTTCGAGGCAGTGGTCACACCGAACGTCGTCGAAACGATGACCGAGCCGGCACACCGTTCACAGTTCACGGATATTCTCACAGATGACCAAGCAACCGTGTTCGTCGCCGACGAACCCATTGCAGATGTTGTCGGGATTAACGATGGCGTCGTGTACTTTGGAATCGATGACGACAAGGGCGCTCCGCTCGCTCTGATCGAAACCGACGACGAGACGGTTCGTAATTGGGCCGAGGAGAGGTTCGAGTCGTATCAGGAGACCTCCTCACTCTTGACACACGACAGATTTGTACAGAGACAGGAGACGACGCACGATCCGGAGCGGATACAGGAGCGTATGTGTGCTGAAACATCTGATAGATGA
- a CDS encoding glycosyltransferase → MSDRPPTSVILPTTRWTDACAELAAQLGAGDELLIVHDDEDDPVAERNDHPEGVRLVAAGEPEQCSGKANAIAAGMEAARHDRLVWTDDDFHHPPDWLATFTADYETYGPVSEVPYFVGRDPLSVLLEPLYASAGSLGLYLGNQIWGGAVVFERTDIDEAAFLDDLRRTVSDDGLLMEYLQVTTVGRTRIVPIGGTIREAVERPVRWTQILRWHFPGTVAGICVFSLLVLVGAVSAPLPAAVILTLVHLAVNEVLGVRRWTAVLAYPSLFVFVPLLFYGLVRRTFVWGGRRYRWRGKFDVEVVE, encoded by the coding sequence ATGTCCGACCGGCCGCCGACGAGCGTCATCCTGCCGACGACGCGGTGGACTGACGCGTGCGCGGAGTTGGCCGCCCAACTCGGGGCCGGCGACGAACTGTTGATCGTCCACGACGACGAGGACGACCCCGTCGCCGAACGGAACGACCACCCCGAGGGCGTCCGCCTCGTCGCGGCCGGTGAACCGGAGCAGTGCTCGGGAAAGGCCAACGCCATCGCTGCCGGGATGGAGGCCGCGCGCCACGACCGGCTCGTCTGGACGGACGACGACTTCCACCATCCCCCGGACTGGCTGGCGACCTTCACCGCGGACTACGAGACGTACGGGCCGGTGTCGGAGGTGCCGTACTTCGTCGGGCGAGACCCCCTTTCGGTGCTCCTCGAACCGCTGTACGCATCGGCTGGCTCGCTGGGCCTCTACCTCGGCAATCAGATCTGGGGCGGCGCGGTCGTGTTCGAGCGAACCGACATCGACGAGGCCGCGTTTCTCGACGACCTTCGGCGGACCGTCAGTGACGATGGACTCCTCATGGAGTACCTCCAGGTGACGACGGTCGGCCGGACGCGGATCGTCCCCATCGGGGGAACCATCCGCGAGGCGGTCGAGCGCCCGGTCCGGTGGACGCAGATCCTCCGGTGGCACTTCCCCGGGACCGTCGCCGGGATATGCGTCTTTTCGCTGCTCGTCCTCGTGGGTGCGGTGTCGGCTCCGTTGCCTGCGGCGGTGATTCTGACGCTGGTGCACCTCGCCGTCAACGAGGTGCTTGGCGTTCGTCGGTGGACGGCCGTGCTGGCCTATCCGTCGCTGTTCGTGTTCGTCCCCCTCCTCTTCTACGGGCTCGTCCGCCGGACGTTCGTCTGGGGCGGCCGGCGCTATCGCTGGCGCGGGAAGTTCGACGTCGAGGTCGTCGAGTAG